One stretch of Arachis hypogaea cultivar Tifrunner chromosome 20, arahy.Tifrunner.gnm2.J5K5, whole genome shotgun sequence DNA includes these proteins:
- the LOC112786381 gene encoding uric acid degradation bifunctional protein TTL-like — protein MEERDLLECCGSIKFASEMASASPFSSLQHALDVAFDIWCNKINVHSWLIALNAHTNIYEKSPFSHAFYISAPSSAMDSSIEEIYVLSVQYLQRHGFPYFTISSDWDADVILHGSEAPTSVKTKPSCEFEWARRKQFIIIEQYIAKFFEKKGYIRSTTKSPETQAVVKDFDLNKKPFWKEDLDPVAREKARRFCEIWYPGEYYV, from the exons ATGGAAGAGCGTGACTTGCTTGAATGCTGTGGAAGCATCAAGTTTGCATCGGAGATGGCTTCTGCTTCTCCATTCTCCTCGTTGCAACACGCACTCGATGTGGCCTTCGATATTTGGTGTAACAAGATTAATGTGCATTCTTGGCTGATAGCACTCAATGCTCACACCAATATCTATGAAAAGTCACCATTTTCACATGCATTCTACATTAGTGCCCCATCTTCTGCTATGGATTCTAGTATAGAG GAGATATATGTACTTAGCGTGCAGTATCTGCAAAGGCATGGGTTTCCATATTTTACTATTTCTTCTGACTGGGATGCAGATGTTATATTACATGGATCTGAAG CACCT ACAAGCGTTAAAACCAAGCCATCATGTGAATTTGAGTGGGCACGTCGAAAACAATTTATCATCATAGAGCAATACATTGCaaagttttttgaaaagaaaggataTATTCGCTCTACAACTAAATCACCAGAAACCCAGGCTGTGGTAAAGGATTTTGATCTCAACAAGAAGCCATTCTGGAAGGAGGATTTGGATCCTGTTGCTCGTGAGAAAGCTAGACGATTTTGTGAAATTTGGTATCCAGGAGAATATTATGTCTGA
- the LOC140182762 gene encoding uncharacterized protein yields the protein MTAIQVWALKKSEKVMMELDADGQGRDNGSNLFVRFLGQVARQIIFYPISIKRWDKMPEDNTKRQWELIEENFEFDYAAGVKWALRTLGDRWKAHKYNLWGEYFFPNKRKTEILAANPSDIPPVEWTAFVDHYMDPKTKKQCLQNARNREKLIVSHTGGSKSNARRATQMEKKLGRPVCRSEVIVSTLLKKDGSYVSGKGQ from the exons ATGACAGCGATTCAAGTTTGGGCGttgaaaaaaagtgaaaaagttaTGATGGAGTTGGATGCAGATGGACAAGGTCGAGATAATGGCTCGAACCTGTTTGTGAGATTTCTTGGTCAGGTAGCTCGTCAAATTATATTTTATCCCATATCAATCAAAAGATGGGATAAGATGCCAGAAGATAACACAAAAAGACAATGGGAACTTATTGAA gaaaattttgagtttgattatgcTGCTGGCGTCAAATGGGCTCTGAGGACCTTAGGTGATAGATGGAAGGCCCATAAGTATAATTTATGGGGAGAGTACTTCTTTCCTAACAAAAGAAAGACAGAAATTCTGGCTGCGAATCCCTCAGACATACCGCCTGTTGAATGGACTGCTTTTGTGGATCATTATATGGATCCTAAAACAAAG AAACAATGTTTGCAAAACGCCAGAAATCGTGAGAAGCTTATAGTTTCACATACCGGTGGAAGTAAAAGCAATGCTAGAAGAGCAACTCAgatg GAAAAAAAATTGGGAAGGCCTGTATGTCGAAGCGAGGTTATTGTATCAACTTTGCTAAAGAAAGATGGGAGTTATGTAAGCGGGAAAGGACAATGA